From the genome of Hymenobacter sp. PAMC 26628, one region includes:
- a CDS encoding acyl-CoA thioesterase, producing the protein MTAPLLPDASAFRFAHEFVVPETAIDALGHANNVEYVRWVQDVAGAHWLAICPPERQEAYVWVVREHRVRYRQPAFAGDVLRATTWVGNTGGATSVRHTHLTRAADDALLCEAETTWVLLDPKSGRPVRVDAEVLGWLKG; encoded by the coding sequence ATGACCGCCCCGCTCCTTCCCGACGCCTCCGCCTTCCGCTTCGCCCACGAATTTGTGGTGCCCGAAACCGCCATCGACGCCCTTGGCCACGCCAATAACGTGGAATACGTGCGCTGGGTACAGGACGTGGCGGGGGCCCACTGGCTGGCCATTTGCCCGCCCGAGCGACAGGAGGCGTACGTTTGGGTGGTGCGCGAACACCGCGTCCGCTACCGGCAGCCCGCTTTTGCTGGCGACGTGCTGCGCGCCACTACGTGGGTAGGTAATACCGGCGGGGCTACCTCGGTACGCCACACCCACCTCACCCGTGCGGCCGACGATGCGCTGCTGTGCGAAGCGGAAACTACGTGGGTGCTGCTCGACCCCAAAAGTGGCCGGCCGGTGCGCGTTGACGCCGAAGTGCTGGGTTGGCTGAAAG